Proteins from a single region of Pseudomonas quebecensis:
- a CDS encoding acyl-CoA dehydrogenase, which yields MVIWLLAGFVAALALAYRQAAAAQWLGVSLVWLALAYLFGVVAGLGVSVAVLLVVAPALLMTIKPLRRALLSSRALGLFRTIMPAMSDTERAAIESGTVWWDAELFSGKPDWRRLLQAAPASLSAEEQAFLDNEVETLCDIANDWETTQVWQDMSPEGWQYTKSAGFLGMIIPKQYGGKGFSHYAHSQVVMKLSTRCSAAAISVMVPNSLGPAELLLHYGTDAQRNYYLPRLARGEDIPCFALTSPYAGSDAGAIPDVGIVCKGLHDGQEVLGLRVTWDKRYITLGPIATVLGLAFRAEDPDGLLGTPGSLGITCALIPTSHPGVNSGRRHWPLNAVFQNGPTTGKDVFIPLDWVIGGREQVGNGWRMLMECLAAGRAISLPSANVGLGKVAVRGTSAYAAMRKQFGLPIGKFEGVQAPLARMAGHLYACDAVRKVSVASLDAGEKPSVISAIAKYHVTERARMIVNDGMDIVAGKGICMGPNNFLARAYQQSPIAITVEGANIMTRCLIIFGQGLIRCHPYVFREMEAARNPDRRQALEAFDSAMFGHVSFVLANTVRAAVHGLTGGRLISVPAKTDPALASYYRQANRLSVVLALISDVSMGVLGGALKRKESLTGRLGDVLSQLYILSCVLKRFEDDGRPQADLPLVHWSAQDALLRAHEALAEVLDNYPSKTAARVMRALSFPFGLPLRKPSDRLLADVADAVQTPGATRDRLLADSYIPRPEIDKLAYGELGFRLLPQVELIDARLKPAIKQGVLDPLPISATAFATWRVKARALDLISDDEEALLARYVEYADHGIQVDDFPQDFGLLEALQQRKQALEPTTKRRTAQGENASVN from the coding sequence ATGGTTATCTGGTTATTGGCGGGTTTCGTAGCAGCGCTTGCCCTGGCGTATCGACAAGCGGCGGCAGCCCAATGGCTGGGGGTCAGCCTGGTGTGGCTGGCGCTCGCTTACCTGTTCGGCGTGGTCGCTGGCCTTGGCGTCAGCGTTGCGGTGCTGCTGGTGGTGGCTCCCGCGCTGCTGATGACGATAAAACCCTTGCGGCGCGCGCTGCTAAGCAGCAGGGCGCTCGGCCTGTTTCGCACGATCATGCCGGCCATGTCCGACACGGAACGCGCGGCCATCGAGTCCGGCACCGTGTGGTGGGATGCCGAGTTGTTCAGCGGTAAACCCGACTGGCGGCGCCTGCTGCAGGCCGCGCCGGCCAGTCTCAGCGCCGAGGAACAGGCGTTTCTGGATAACGAAGTGGAAACCCTGTGCGACATCGCCAACGACTGGGAAACCACCCAGGTCTGGCAGGACATGTCCCCTGAAGGCTGGCAGTACACCAAGAGCGCCGGCTTCCTCGGCATGATCATTCCCAAGCAATACGGCGGCAAAGGCTTCTCCCACTACGCCCACTCCCAAGTGGTGATGAAGCTCTCCACGCGCTGTTCGGCGGCGGCCATTTCGGTGATGGTGCCCAACTCGCTCGGCCCGGCCGAACTGTTGTTGCACTACGGCACCGATGCCCAGCGCAATTACTACCTGCCGCGCCTGGCCCGTGGCGAAGACATCCCGTGCTTCGCCCTGACCAGCCCCTACGCCGGTTCCGACGCCGGGGCGATTCCCGATGTGGGCATCGTCTGCAAGGGCCTGCATGACGGGCAGGAAGTGCTGGGCCTGCGGGTGACCTGGGACAAGCGCTACATCACCCTTGGCCCGATCGCGACGGTGCTGGGCCTGGCGTTCCGCGCCGAAGACCCGGACGGCCTGCTCGGCACGCCCGGCTCGCTGGGCATCACCTGCGCGTTGATTCCCACCTCCCACCCCGGCGTCAACAGCGGCCGGCGGCACTGGCCGCTTAACGCGGTGTTCCAGAACGGCCCGACCACCGGCAAGGACGTGTTTATTCCGCTGGACTGGGTGATCGGCGGCCGCGAGCAGGTCGGCAACGGCTGGCGCATGTTGATGGAGTGCCTGGCCGCCGGTCGTGCGATTTCCCTGCCTTCGGCCAATGTCGGTCTGGGCAAGGTCGCGGTGCGGGGCACCTCGGCCTACGCGGCCATGCGCAAACAGTTCGGCCTGCCCATCGGCAAGTTCGAAGGGGTGCAGGCACCGCTGGCGCGCATGGCCGGGCATTTGTACGCCTGCGACGCGGTGCGCAAGGTCTCGGTGGCGTCCCTGGACGCCGGCGAAAAGCCGTCGGTGATCTCGGCCATCGCCAAGTACCACGTCACCGAGCGGGCCCGGATGATCGTCAACGACGGCATGGACATCGTCGCCGGCAAAGGCATCTGCATGGGCCCCAATAACTTCCTGGCCCGTGCCTACCAGCAAAGCCCCATCGCCATCACCGTGGAAGGCGCGAACATCATGACGCGCTGCCTGATCATCTTTGGCCAGGGCCTGATCCGTTGCCATCCCTATGTGTTCCGCGAGATGGAAGCGGCGCGCAACCCGGACCGGCGCCAAGCGCTGGAAGCGTTCGACAGCGCCATGTTCGGTCACGTGAGTTTTGTGTTGGCCAATACCGTGCGCGCGGCGGTACATGGGCTGACCGGCGGCCGGCTGATTTCCGTACCGGCCAAGACCGACCCTGCGCTGGCGTCCTACTACCGCCAGGCCAATCGGCTGTCGGTGGTGTTGGCGCTGATCTCGGACGTTTCCATGGGCGTGCTGGGCGGTGCGCTCAAGCGCAAGGAAAGCCTCACCGGGCGCCTGGGGGACGTGCTGTCACAGTTGTATATCCTGTCCTGCGTGCTTAAACGCTTTGAGGACGATGGCCGCCCCCAGGCGGACCTGCCGCTGGTGCATTGGTCGGCCCAGGACGCGCTGCTGCGCGCCCATGAAGCCCTGGCCGAAGTGCTCGACAATTACCCCTCCAAAACCGCTGCGCGGGTGATGCGGGCCTTGAGTTTTCCGTTCGGTCTGCCCTTGCGCAAACCGTCGGACCGCCTGTTGGCCGACGTCGCCGACGCGGTACAGACCCCCGGCGCCACCCGCGACCGCTTGCTGGCCGATTCCTACATCCCGCGCCCGGAAATCGACAAGTTGGCTTATGGCGAACTGGGCTTCCGTTTGCTGCCCCAGGTGGAGCTGATCGACGCCCGGCTCAAGCCCGCGATCAAGCAAGGCGTGCTCGACCCGCTGCCGATCTCCGCCACGGCCTTTGCCACCTGGCGCGTCAAGGCCCGGGCACTGGACCTGATCAGCGACGATGAGGAGGCCTTGCTCGCCCGCTACGTGGAATACGCCGATCACGGCATCCAGGTGGATGACTTCCCCCAGGACTTCGGATTGCTGGAGGCGTTGCAGCAGCGCAAGCAGGCGCTGGAGCCGACCACCAAGCGTCGTACGGCTCAGGGCGAAAACGCCTCGGTCAACTAG
- a CDS encoding acetyl-CoA C-acetyltransferase, giving the protein MSHYSFNPAPTRRVAIIGGNRIPFARSNTVYAHDSNQDLLVAALQGLVDRYNLHGQRLGEFAAGAVIKHSRDFNLARESLLSTTLSPETPAYDVQQACGTGLEAALLVANKIALGQIEAGIAGGADTTSDAPIGINESLRHTLLAANRAKGMGNQLKALLKVRPSMFFKPLLPRNGEPRTGLSMGEHCEEMAKRWQIKRLAQDELTLTSHQRLAAAYQRGFFDDLISPHRGLARDNNLRADASLERLAGLSPAYDRQSGTLTAGNSTPLTDGASVVLLASEAWAAEHGWPVLAYLRTGETAAVNFIDGSEGLLMAPAYAVPRMLQREGLSFADFDLFEIHEAFAAQVLCTLKAWEDPDYCRERLGLAAPLGAIDRAKMNVNGGSLGCGHPFAATGGRQLAALAKAIHERGGGRGLISICAAGGLGITAIVEK; this is encoded by the coding sequence ATGAGTCACTACAGCTTCAACCCGGCGCCGACCCGCCGCGTGGCGATTATCGGCGGCAACCGTATTCCCTTCGCGCGCTCCAACACCGTGTACGCCCACGACAGCAATCAGGATTTGCTGGTGGCGGCGCTGCAAGGTCTGGTGGACCGCTACAACCTGCACGGCCAGCGCCTGGGCGAGTTCGCCGCCGGTGCGGTGATCAAGCATTCGCGGGATTTCAACCTGGCGCGCGAGTCGTTGCTGTCCACCACGCTGTCGCCCGAAACGCCCGCCTACGACGTGCAGCAAGCCTGCGGCACGGGGCTGGAAGCGGCGTTGCTGGTGGCCAATAAAATTGCCCTGGGTCAGATCGAAGCGGGCATCGCCGGGGGCGCCGACACGACCTCCGATGCGCCGATCGGCATCAACGAGTCCCTGCGTCACACCTTGCTCGCGGCCAATCGCGCCAAGGGCATGGGTAACCAATTGAAGGCGTTGCTTAAGGTCCGTCCGTCGATGTTTTTCAAGCCGCTGCTGCCGCGCAACGGTGAGCCGCGCACCGGCCTGTCCATGGGCGAGCACTGCGAAGAAATGGCCAAGCGCTGGCAGATCAAACGCCTGGCCCAGGATGAATTGACCCTCACCAGCCATCAGCGCCTCGCGGCGGCGTACCAGCGCGGCTTCTTCGACGACCTGATAAGCCCCCATCGTGGCCTGGCCCGGGATAATAACCTGCGTGCCGACGCCAGCCTGGAGAGGCTCGCCGGCCTGTCCCCCGCCTATGACCGCCAGAGCGGCACGCTCACCGCCGGCAATTCCACGCCGCTGACCGATGGCGCCTCGGTGGTGCTGCTGGCCAGCGAAGCCTGGGCCGCCGAGCACGGTTGGCCGGTGCTGGCTTACTTGCGTACCGGCGAGACGGCAGCGGTCAATTTTATCGACGGCAGCGAAGGCTTGTTGATGGCGCCTGCCTATGCGGTGCCGCGCATGTTGCAACGTGAAGGCTTGAGCTTTGCCGACTTCGATTTGTTCGAGATCCACGAAGCGTTCGCCGCCCAGGTGCTGTGCACGCTCAAAGCCTGGGAAGACCCCGACTACTGCCGCGAGCGGCTAGGCTTGGCGGCACCGCTGGGGGCGATCGACCGGGCCAAAATGAATGTCAACGGCGGCTCCCTCGGCTGCGGTCATCCGTTCGCCGCCACCGGCGGTCGGCAGTTGGCGGCGCTGGCCAAGGCGATCCATGAGCGCGGCGGCGGCCGCGGCCTGATTTCGATCTGCGCCGCGGGCGGGCTGGGCATTACCGCCATCGTCGAAAAATAG
- a CDS encoding AMP-binding protein — MNAISLEQRERIWLDAYLPGVPADIDAGIEGYPSLREVFLEHLEKFRERVAYVSIGTEMTYADWQVQGFAFAAWLQAQGVQRGDRVALMMPNCLQYPICLLGTILAGAVVVNVNPLYTAHELKHLLKDSGAETVVIFENFAHTLEKVIEGSSVKRVVIAAIGDLLGTFKGAAMNFILRRVQKQVPAFTLRGSVRFKRALQQGRALDPQPVAMHLDDLAFLQYTGGTTGDAKGVMLSHRNIIANLLQAKAWVGDQLDQDKQETNVTLLPLYHIFSLTVNCLMFMCLGGRNILIANPRDVKRVQMILRKERFNGIAGVNTLFNGLLENPEFCARDFSDLRMVIAGGMATHTAVAKRWKEVTGLPIIEGYGLTECSPVVSISPIDISRMREMDFTGSIGVPLPSTWVRFMREDGELADIGEQGELQVRGPQVMQGYWKRPRETAEVLDAEGWLATGDIGVMDERGYIRLVDRKKDMILVSGFNVYPNEIEDVVALHPGVAEVAAIGVEDGVTGEKVKIVVVRKDPSLTQEQILAHCREYLTGYKVPRYVEFRTTELPKTTVGKVLRRALR; from the coding sequence ATGAACGCTATCAGCCTGGAACAACGCGAACGCATCTGGTTGGACGCTTATCTGCCCGGCGTCCCGGCCGATATCGACGCCGGCATCGAGGGCTACCCCTCACTGCGCGAGGTGTTCCTGGAGCACCTGGAAAAATTCCGCGAGCGCGTCGCCTACGTCAGCATCGGCACCGAAATGACCTACGCCGACTGGCAGGTGCAAGGCTTTGCCTTTGCTGCCTGGCTGCAGGCCCAGGGCGTACAGCGCGGCGACCGCGTGGCACTGATGATGCCCAACTGCCTGCAGTACCCGATCTGCCTGCTCGGCACAATCCTGGCGGGAGCGGTGGTGGTCAACGTCAACCCGCTGTACACCGCCCATGAGCTCAAACATCTGCTCAAGGACAGTGGCGCCGAAACCGTGGTGATCTTCGAAAACTTCGCCCACACCCTGGAAAAAGTCATCGAAGGCAGCAGCGTCAAACGCGTGGTGATCGCGGCCATCGGCGACCTGCTCGGCACCTTCAAGGGCGCCGCCATGAACTTCATCCTGCGCCGCGTACAAAAGCAGGTGCCGGCCTTTACCTTGCGTGGCTCGGTGCGCTTCAAGCGGGCGTTGCAACAGGGCAGGGCGCTTGACCCGCAGCCAGTGGCCATGCATCTGGATGACCTGGCGTTTCTGCAGTACACCGGCGGCACCACCGGCGATGCCAAAGGCGTGATGCTCAGCCATCGCAACATCATCGCCAACCTGTTGCAGGCCAAGGCGTGGGTCGGCGACCAGTTGGATCAGGACAAGCAGGAAACCAACGTGACCTTGCTGCCGCTGTATCACATCTTTTCCCTGACGGTGAACTGCCTGATGTTCATGTGCCTGGGCGGGCGCAATATCCTGATCGCCAACCCTCGGGATGTGAAGCGGGTGCAGATGATTCTGCGCAAGGAGCGTTTCAACGGGATTGCCGGGGTCAACACACTGTTCAATGGGTTGCTGGAAAACCCGGAATTCTGCGCGCGGGACTTCTCCGACCTGCGCATGGTCATCGCCGGCGGCATGGCCACGCACACCGCTGTGGCCAAGCGCTGGAAGGAAGTCACCGGGCTGCCGATCATCGAAGGCTATGGCCTCACCGAGTGCTCGCCGGTGGTGAGCATCAGCCCCATCGATATTTCGCGCATGCGCGAGATGGACTTCACCGGCAGCATCGGCGTGCCGTTGCCGTCCACTTGGGTGCGTTTTATGCGCGAGGACGGCGAATTGGCCGACATCGGCGAGCAGGGTGAGCTGCAAGTGCGCGGCCCACAGGTGATGCAGGGCTACTGGAAACGCCCCAGGGAAACCGCCGAAGTGCTGGATGCCGAAGGCTGGCTGGCCACCGGCGATATCGGCGTGATGGACGAACGTGGCTATATCCGCCTGGTGGATCGTAAAAAAGACATGATCCTGGTCTCAGGCTTCAACGTGTACCCCAACGAAATCGAAGACGTGGTGGCCCTGCACCCCGGCGTGGCCGAAGTGGCGGCGATTGGCGTGGAGGACGGCGTGACCGGGGAGAAGGTCAAGATTGTCGTGGTGCGCAAGGACCCGAGCCTGACCCAGGAGCAAATACTCGCCCACTGCCGGGAATACCTGACCGGTTACAAAGTGCCGCGTTACGTGGAATTCCGTACTACCGAACTGCCCAAGACCACCGTGGGCAAAGTCCTGCGCCGCGCGTTGCGCTGA
- a CDS encoding 3-oxoacyl-ACP reductase: MSDSYLTFVNSPWGRRLAQAAGLPQPLPLQRHRSGQQSLVNPVIVAGAGRLMTQVQRVFSDTDTVAATPATLNAPSTVKVQGAVFDASGLVSLEQLDELYRFFYCNARRLGQHARVVVLGTAPEHCADLPQAVAQRALEGLVRSLAKELRRAITVQLLYVAPGAEDALDSSLRFFLSRRSAYVSGQVVRVHAPVDGHVTVNWDKPFAGRRALVTGASRGIGLAIAQVLARDGAHVICVDVPQAHDALQQAAGAVNGSALPLDITAPDAASLLQAHVSQYGAFDVVVHNAGITRDKTIVKMSESAWQSVLAVNLQAPLCLSNALLECEGLNPGGRIVCVSSISGIAGNLGQSNYATSKAGVIGLVQGLAPRAATQQVTVNAVAPGFIETQMTARIPLMIREAGRRMNSLSQGGQPIDVAETIGWLAHPASGGVNGQVVRVCGQSLLGA, from the coding sequence ATGAGTGACAGCTACCTAACCTTCGTCAATTCGCCCTGGGGCCGTCGCCTGGCACAGGCGGCGGGCTTGCCGCAGCCCTTGCCGTTGCAGCGTCATCGCAGCGGCCAGCAAAGTCTGGTGAACCCGGTGATTGTCGCCGGGGCAGGGCGCCTGATGACCCAGGTGCAACGGGTTTTCAGCGACACCGACACAGTTGCCGCCACCCCGGCGACACTCAACGCGCCGTCTACGGTCAAGGTGCAAGGCGCGGTATTCGATGCCAGCGGGCTTGTCAGCCTGGAGCAACTCGACGAGCTGTACCGGTTCTTCTACTGCAATGCCAGACGCCTCGGCCAGCACGCGCGGGTGGTGGTGCTCGGCACGGCGCCGGAGCACTGCGCGGATCTGCCCCAGGCCGTCGCCCAGCGCGCCCTCGAAGGTTTGGTGCGGTCCCTGGCCAAGGAGCTGCGCCGGGCTATCACCGTGCAGTTGCTGTACGTGGCACCGGGCGCTGAGGACGCGCTGGACAGCAGCCTGCGGTTTTTCCTGTCGCGCCGATCGGCCTATGTGTCGGGGCAAGTGGTGCGCGTACACGCGCCGGTGGACGGCCACGTCACGGTCAACTGGGACAAACCCTTCGCCGGCCGCCGCGCGCTGGTCACCGGCGCGTCCCGTGGTATCGGCCTGGCCATCGCTCAGGTGCTGGCTCGTGACGGCGCGCATGTGATCTGTGTGGACGTGCCTCAGGCCCACGATGCCCTGCAGCAGGCCGCCGGCGCAGTGAACGGTTCGGCATTGCCGCTGGATATCACCGCGCCCGACGCCGCCTCGCTGTTGCAGGCCCATGTCAGCCAGTACGGCGCGTTCGATGTGGTGGTGCACAACGCCGGGATTACCCGCGACAAAACCATCGTCAAGATGAGCGAATCGGCGTGGCAGAGTGTGCTGGCGGTCAACCTGCAGGCGCCGCTGTGCTTGAGCAACGCGTTGCTGGAGTGCGAGGGCCTCAACCCCGGCGGCCGCATTGTCTGCGTGTCGTCGATTTCCGGCATCGCCGGCAACCTCGGGCAAAGCAACTACGCCACCTCCAAGGCCGGTGTGATCGGCCTGGTACAAGGGCTGGCGCCGCGCGCGGCGACTCAGCAGGTTACGGTCAATGCCGTGGCGCCAGGCTTTATCGAGACGCAGATGACGGCCCGCATCCCTTTGATGATCCGCGAGGCAGGGCGGCGCATGAATTCGCTGTCCCAGGGTGGGCAGCCGATCGACGTGGCCGAAACCATCGGCTGGCTGGCCCATCCGGCGTCGGGCGGGGTTAACGGCCAAGTGGTGCGCGTGTGCGGCCAAAGCCTGTTGGGAGCCTGA
- a CDS encoding Gfo/Idh/MocA family protein produces MRELGIGLIGTGFMGRAHALAFNNARAVFELPVHLKLAALADADTERAQRCAHAWGFAKAHGDWQALIEDPAVDVVAITTPNHLHYPMAMAAIAAGKAVYCEKPLAVSLEQADAMRRAASTAGVVTRVGYNYQHNPMIGLARQMIANGELGEIISFQGEFSEDFMADPQSPWSWRCEVEHAGGALADLGSHVLSMARYLVGEVASVCADTQTVHRQRPAVTGSAERKVIAVDDQVHALLRFTNGARGTVSSSWLKHGYKNHLSVEISGTQGTLAFDQERLNELRLCRVGQEGFQRLLAGPALPGYAAFSPAAGHQLGYNELKTLEVHELLMAVAGQGADGTDFEAAWAVERLATAIRLAAREERWVNVNAV; encoded by the coding sequence ATGCGCGAACTCGGAATCGGCCTGATCGGCACAGGCTTCATGGGCCGTGCCCACGCCCTGGCGTTCAATAACGCCCGGGCGGTATTCGAACTGCCGGTGCACCTCAAGCTGGCCGCCCTGGCCGACGCCGACACCGAGCGTGCGCAGCGCTGCGCCCACGCCTGGGGCTTTGCCAAGGCCCATGGCGATTGGCAGGCGCTGATCGAAGACCCGGCCGTGGATGTCGTGGCTATCACCACACCTAACCACTTGCATTACCCCATGGCCATGGCCGCGATTGCCGCCGGTAAAGCGGTGTACTGCGAAAAACCCCTGGCCGTCAGCCTTGAACAGGCCGACGCCATGCGCCGTGCAGCGAGCACCGCCGGGGTGGTGACGCGGGTCGGTTACAACTATCAGCACAACCCCATGATTGGCCTGGCGCGGCAAATGATCGCCAATGGCGAGCTGGGCGAGATCATCAGTTTCCAGGGTGAATTCAGCGAAGACTTTATGGCCGACCCGCAGTCGCCGTGGTCATGGCGCTGCGAAGTGGAACACGCCGGCGGCGCCCTGGCGGACCTGGGCAGCCACGTGTTGTCGATGGCGCGTTACCTGGTGGGCGAAGTGGCTAGCGTGTGCGCCGACACCCAGACCGTCCACCGCCAACGCCCTGCGGTTACCGGCAGCGCCGAACGCAAAGTCATCGCGGTGGACGACCAGGTGCATGCCCTGCTGCGCTTCACCAATGGCGCACGCGGCACGGTGAGCAGCAGTTGGCTCAAGCACGGTTATAAGAACCATCTGAGTGTCGAGATCAGCGGCACACAGGGCACATTGGCGTTCGATCAGGAACGTTTGAATGAACTGCGCCTGTGCCGCGTCGGCCAGGAAGGTTTCCAGCGCCTGCTGGCCGGCCCCGCCCTGCCCGGTTACGCCGCCTTCAGCCCGGCGGCGGGGCACCAACTGGGCTACAACGAATTGAAAACACTGGAAGTGCACGAGCTGCTCATGGCCGTGGCCGGCCAGGGCGCGGACGGCACTGACTTTGAAGCGGCGTGGGCCGTGGAGCGGCTGGCGACCGCGATTCGCCTGGCGGCCCGCGAGGAACGCTGGGTCAACGTAAACGCGGTCTGA
- a CDS encoding MaoC/PaaZ C-terminal domain-containing protein, which produces MDDLTQIIDPPPSRTRLLLDGMRALRKPKLDGAPLLPKARLVRPAVELSAEGIAAYGSACGFRREQGVPLTYPHVLAFPLHLMLLTRPSFPYPASGMVHLANRIRQYQRLREGQALRLEVYAERWVAHPKGQALSIATRAYSAGALVWEGDSLYLRRGVADPVGEPWVDALGVASDSWVRTQKWLLPADLGRRFAKVSGDFNPIHTSVIGARLFGFRRAIAHGMWTLGRALAAQQPPGGLERAEVRCEFKLPILLPGQVALWNPPSSGPRRAFEVRNGAGDKPHLRGLLSFNENLQ; this is translated from the coding sequence ATGGACGACCTGACGCAAATCATCGACCCACCGCCGTCACGCACGCGACTGCTGCTGGATGGTATGCGCGCACTGCGCAAACCCAAGCTGGACGGCGCGCCGCTGCTGCCCAAGGCGCGCCTGGTGCGCCCGGCGGTGGAGCTGTCGGCTGAGGGTATCGCCGCGTATGGCAGCGCCTGCGGTTTTCGCCGCGAGCAGGGCGTGCCGTTGACCTATCCCCATGTGCTGGCCTTTCCTTTGCACTTGATGTTGTTGACCCGCCCCAGTTTCCCGTACCCGGCCAGCGGCATGGTGCACCTGGCTAACCGCATTCGGCAGTACCAACGCCTGCGGGAAGGCCAGGCGTTGCGGCTGGAGGTGTATGCCGAGCGCTGGGTCGCTCACCCTAAAGGGCAGGCTCTGAGCATCGCCACTCGCGCCTACAGCGCGGGCGCGCTGGTGTGGGAGGGCGATAGCCTGTACCTGCGCCGGGGCGTGGCGGACCCGGTCGGCGAACCTTGGGTGGACGCGCTGGGCGTGGCTTCAGACAGCTGGGTCCGTACCCAGAAGTGGCTGTTGCCGGCCGACCTGGGCCGGCGTTTTGCTAAGGTGTCCGGGGATTTCAACCCGATCCACACCTCGGTCATCGGCGCCAGGCTGTTCGGCTTTCGCCGCGCCATCGCCCATGGCATGTGGACCCTGGGCCGCGCGCTCGCCGCCCAGCAACCGCCGGGTGGCCTGGAGCGCGCCGAGGTGCGGTGCGAATTCAAGTTGCCGATCCTGCTGCCTGGCCAGGTCGCGCTGTGGAATCCACCTTCCAGCGGCCCGCGTCGCGCTTTCGAAGTGCGCAACGGTGCGGGCGACAAACCCCATCTGCGCGGCCTGCTGTCCTTCAATGAGAACCTGCAATGA
- a CDS encoding outer membrane protein transport protein, with product MNNKKQHVQVLLGLALIGGVVVAAPVQAGGFSTPTYGAPGWGRAFAGGSLFKNDPSSAYNNPAAMAFVEHNVAQLTVDYARIKIKYKGDAFDYAGNPVSSTPLDANGFPDVAAATPNNNDGGEGGFTAWLPTGFMVMPLGDRFAFGLSQVVPQGMRSTWDENSKLRDFAVDTKIETVGLTGSLSFKVNDQFSLGGGLIVQHSKGFVSQNVDLLSAAAVSDSVLGGINFPSDVGSALMRVKVDNISTGWFTGLVWKPTDRDTLGLNYHAKIKNKMTGKYTVRADQFSNNLMTQPSPFGGTGTLVNTAYPGLELYPNGAHASVQLDIPATAGLDWVHQFNDRLTLGASVTWTEWSSFKDLTLESGGTTVVSIPYNYKNTWMYSLGGDYRLTDELTLRAGVALDQTPTRNSTRDPRIPDGDRTFLSLGAGYDVKAVKGLSLDLAYSHQFVQEVKLKTQNVDRLGGARLDGKAESSGDVVSVSATYAF from the coding sequence ATGAATAATAAGAAACAACATGTGCAGGTTTTGCTGGGGCTGGCGTTGATAGGCGGCGTGGTAGTGGCTGCGCCTGTTCAGGCCGGCGGCTTTTCAACCCCCACTTACGGCGCGCCAGGCTGGGGCAGGGCCTTTGCCGGCGGTTCGCTGTTCAAGAATGACCCCAGCTCCGCCTACAACAACCCGGCGGCCATGGCCTTCGTCGAACACAACGTCGCGCAGCTTACCGTCGACTATGCGCGCATCAAGATCAAGTACAAGGGCGATGCCTTCGATTACGCCGGCAACCCCGTTTCCAGCACGCCGCTGGACGCCAACGGTTTTCCTGACGTGGCAGCCGCCACGCCGAATAACAACGACGGCGGCGAGGGCGGCTTTACCGCGTGGCTGCCCACCGGTTTTATGGTCATGCCCCTCGGAGACCGGTTCGCGTTCGGCTTGAGCCAGGTCGTGCCGCAGGGCATGCGCTCCACCTGGGATGAAAATTCGAAACTGCGCGATTTTGCCGTGGACACCAAGATTGAAACGGTGGGGCTCACCGGCTCCCTGTCCTTCAAGGTCAACGACCAGTTTTCCCTCGGCGGGGGATTGATCGTGCAGCACAGCAAGGGCTTCGTCAGTCAGAACGTCGACCTGCTGTCCGCCGCGGCAGTGTCCGATTCAGTCCTGGGTGGCATCAACTTCCCGTCGGATGTGGGCAGCGCCCTGATGCGGGTCAAAGTCGATAATATTTCGACCGGCTGGTTTACCGGGCTCGTGTGGAAACCCACGGACCGCGACACGCTGGGCTTGAATTATCACGCCAAGATCAAGAACAAGATGACCGGCAAATACACCGTCCGCGCCGACCAGTTCTCCAACAACCTGATGACTCAGCCGAGTCCGTTCGGCGGCACCGGTACGCTGGTGAACACTGCTTATCCAGGGCTTGAACTGTACCCGAACGGCGCCCATGCCAGCGTCCAGTTGGACATCCCCGCCACGGCGGGCCTGGACTGGGTGCACCAGTTCAATGACCGTTTGACCCTGGGGGCGAGCGTCACCTGGACCGAGTGGTCATCGTTCAAGGACCTGACCCTTGAGTCTGGCGGCACCACCGTTGTCTCCATTCCCTACAACTACAAGAACACCTGGATGTATTCCCTGGGCGGCGACTATCGGTTGACCGACGAACTGACCCTGCGCGCCGGTGTTGCTCTCGACCAGACGCCGACCCGCAATTCGACCCGCGACCCGCGCATTCCGGATGGCGATCGTACGTTCCTGTCATTGGGCGCCGGCTACGATGTCAAAGCCGTCAAGGGCCTGAGCCTGGACTTGGCGTATTCCCACCAGTTCGTGCAGGAGGTCAAGCTCAAGACCCAGAACGTGGATCGCCTGGGCGGCGCGCGACTCGACGGTAAAGCCGAATCGTCGGGCGATGTGGTCAGCGTATCGGCGACCTACGCGTTCTAA